The nucleotide sequence TCGGCATGGAAATGTTTCAACGCCCTTTTCAATCAGGCTTAGATCGTTATTTAGCAGGAGCGTCAACCGAGACGATGCTGCGGGAGTTTACCGAATACGATAAGCGCTGGGGATTCCCGTGGGAATTCTACTCTCCTATCGTCAATTTCGCTAAACAAAATCAGCTACCGGTAATTGCGCTGAATACTCCTACAGAAGTCACTCGCAAAGTGGCGCGGCAAGGATTAGAAAGTCTCACCGAGGCAGAAAAGCGCTACATTCCGCCGATCGCTGAAATTCGCGCAGAGCCGGGGCGATATCGCGATCGCTTACGGGAACTATTCAATGCGTTTCACTCTGGCAAAGGCAACAATCGCGGGTTTGAGCGATTCTTTCAGGCGCAGGTACTGTGGGATGAAACGATGGCAGATGCGATCGCGCAGTTTTTGAACCAGAATCCCGATCGCCAAATGATTGTGCTGGTTGGTCAAGGTCACATTATTTATGGTGAAGGGATTCCTGATCGGGTGGCGCGACGCATTCCGCAGGTTAAACAGTCCACCGTGCTGCTGAATCCACCCGCACATTTTTTGAAAGAAGAAGCAATTGCCGATTTCTTCTGGAAAACTCGCTAAGACCGTTCTGCTAATTCCTGGACAAAGATTTGATGCTCAGGAGATTGTAGTCCGAGTTGTAAGGTATTCATAACAGTAAACATTTCACCGTTTAACAATGCCGCCACTTCTAGCCACAATCCCGGAAATACTTGACTCTGAATGATGCCACTCTCATTCGGTTCCACTAAAACATACTGTTCATTTTCCAGTCTAAACCAGCTCAATTGATTCTCAAACGTTTGCCAAACAAGGTATTCTTGAACGCGATTCCGGCGATAGGCCAATTAATTCTGCTTTAAAGTTTTCTGGAGTGGCTGCATATCGACGCTCGAATTCGGCACGAGTGAGACGATCGCGGCTCGCTAACGGCGCAACGGATTGTTGTTTGGGTTGCTGCAACACCATAAGAACTTCCTTAAAGCAGATGCTTTCATTTTAGGATGTGAAATCTGTGTGTTTTCTCGATCATAAAGAATTGAATGTTGATCGATCGCCATACCTTTAACATAGAAGTATTGGGAATCAGCGCAAAGCTATGCAATTTATCGATCAAGCAGAAATTCAGGTTCAAGCCGGCGATGGCGGAGATGGCATGGTGTCATTCCGGCGGGAGAAGTATGTGCCTGCGGGTGGGCCAAACGGCGGCAATGGGGGACGCGGCGGATCGATCGTTCTCAAAACCAACGAAAATCTTCAAACCCTGCTCGATTTTCGCTACATGAGATTGTTCAAAGCGGATAACGGACAGAAAGGCGGCTCGAATAATTGCACCGGGGCATCGGGGCGCGATCTCATCATCGAAGTTCCTTGCGGTACGGTGGTTTATGATGCCGAAACCGATGAAGTGATCGGAGACTTAACCAAACAGGGTCAGACTCTAAAAATCGCAGAAGGCGGACGGGGCGGTTTAGGCAATCATTGTTTTTTGAGTAATCGCAATCGTGCGCCGGAAAATGCGTTTCCAGGACAACCCGGAGAAGCACGATCGCTGCGACTCGAACTCAAACTATTAGCCGAAGTTGGAATTATTGGCTTACCGAACGCAGGTAAATCCACGCTGATTTCTGCATTATCGGCAGCACGTCCGAAAATTGCCAACTATCCGTTTACAACCCTGGTTCCAAACTTGGGAGTGGTTCGCAAACCAACCGGAGATGGCACTGTGTTTGCAGATATTCCGGGATTAATCGAAGGCGCACACATGGGAATTGGACTCGGACATGATTTCTTGCGCCATGTGGAGCGGACTCGATTACTGTTGCATCTGGTTGATGTCACTGCCAATGATCCGATCGCAGATTATCAAACCATTCAGGGCGAACTTGATGCTTATGGACGAGGGTTAAGCGATCGTCTCCAGATTCTTGCAATCAATAAACTTGATGCGGTCGATCCAGAAAGCGAGGAAGTGAACGCGATCGTTTCTGAATTAGAACAACTGAGCGGTACGACCGTGTTCAAAATTTCAGCCGTATCACATTTTGGACTTGAGACATTAATGCGGCAAGTTTGGCAGACTCTCGATGAGTTGAAAGCGCAGGAAGAAGCAGAACAACTCGCGATCGAAGAGTCAATCGAGGAAACAGCCATGTCTTTGGAACCCAGAAGCTAAGAGAAAAGACCGCTATTTTAGTGAGCGATCGTTTTATTGTTGGCAGCTTATCCAGCAATGCAGCGATCGCTGTATTGTTATTGATTTAACACATCATCGTAAGGGATAGCCTAAGGGCGAACAGATTAGCTCCTCAGAGATAGGGAGTTTTGGGGATCAACAGTGAGACATTCCCTCGGACAGAAAGCGACTTGGCACCCGTGGTAGAGGGGAACCTAAACGCTTCTCAACTAGATTAATTGCATTAATAAACCTTTGTGCCGCATTACCAAGATCACGTTGCTAGGCGATCACAAAAAATCATTAGATAACGCACTGAATCTCATTTAAGACACTAGGATTTATTCACTATGTATGCACCCATCTGGACAGGAAAAGTTTATCCCTTAGGCGCAGCTTGGGACGGAAAAGGAACCAATTTTTCCCTCTTTTCCGAACACGCCACTGGTGTCGAGGTCTGCTTATTTGATCCAGATGGTTCAGAATTGCGTTTACCGCTCTACCAAGGACAGAACTTTCTTTGGCATGGTTATGTTCCGGGAGTTGCACCTGGACAGCGATATGGCTTTCGAGTTCATGGAGCATGGGAACCTCAGCGCGGACACCGGTTTAATCCAAATAAGCTTTTAATTGATCCTTATGCCAAAGCGATCGACGGCGATGTTCAACATGGTGAAGCAATCTTTAGCTACCGATGGGGCGATCTAGCAGAAGATTTAGGCTTTTCTGATTTAGATGATGCTCATTTAGTGCCTAAGTGTGTAGTGGTTGATCCATCATTTAACTGGCAGGGCGATCAACTCCTACAAACCCCTTGGAATGAAACCGTAATCTATGAGATGCACGTCAAGGGATTCACAAAGAACCATCCTGATATTCCCGAAGAGCTACGGGGAACTTATGCCGGAGTTGCACATCCAGCGGCGATCGAGCATTTGAAAGCGCTGGGTGTGACTGCGGTTGAACTCATGCCTGTGCATCACTTCCTGGCGCATCCAGGGCATCTAGCCGGCAAAGACTTAAGCAACTATTGGGGCTACGATTCGATTAACTTCTTCTCGCCGTATTCCGGCTACAGTGCGGATAAGAGCCTGGGTGGACAAGTGCGAGAATTCAAACAAATGGTCAAAGCTTTGCACGAAGCTGGGATCGAAGTGATTTTGGACGTGGTTTACAATCACACCGGGGAAGGAAATCACTGCGGCCCAATGCTTTCACTGCGAGGCATTGATAACAAAACGTACTATCGCTTAGTTGAAGGCAATGAGCGGTACTACATGGATTTTACCGGATGTGGCAATTCGCTGAATGTTCAAAGCCCCCAAGTGCTCAAGCTGATTATGGATAGCTTGCGCTATTGGGTAACAGAAATGCACGTTGATGGTTTCCGGTTTGACTTAGCATCGGCACTAGCGCGGGAACTGTATGCGGTAGATAACTTAGCGTCGTTCTTCGACATTATTCATCAAGATCCGATTCTTGCAGGTGTGAAGTTGATTGCGGAACCTTGGGATGTTGGGGATGGTGGCTATCAAGTGGGTAACTTCCCAATTCTCTGGTCAGAATGGAACGGAAAATATCGCGATGAAATGCGCGACTTTTGGCGCGGACAAGATGGTAAGCTCGGCGAATTTGGTTATCGATTCACAGGGAGTCCAGATCTCTATCAACTCAATGGTAGAAGACCTCACGCCAGCATCAACTTCATCACAGCGCACGATGGCTTCACGCTTCGAGATTTGGTGAGCTACAACGAAAAGCACAATGAAGCAAATGGTGAAGACAATCGCGACGGTGAAAGCCACAATCGCTCCTGGAATTGCGGAGTGGAAGGTGAAACCGATGATGCTGAAGTTCTGAGACTGCGCGATCGACAACAGCGCAATATTCTCACAACCTTGATGTTGTCGCAGGGCATTCCGATGATTGTGATGGGCGATGAAATGGGTCGGACTCAATCCGGCAACAACAATGCTTACTGTCAGAATAATGAACTGTCTTGGTTAGATTGGGAGTTGCGCGATCGTAATGCGGATTTGCTCAATTTCACACAGCGATTGATTCATTTCCGTCAAGCGCATCCTGTGTTCCGTAGGCAGCGCTGGTTCCAAGGTCAAGCAATTCACGGTTCGAGTGTGAGTGACATTGCTTGGTTTAATCCCGATGGTAATGAAATGACCGCTGAGCAATGGTGTAATGGATACGCTAAAGCAATTACGGTGTTCCTGAATGGTAGTGAACTGCCGGATCGAGGCCCGAAAGGTGGACGCATTAAAGACAATAGCTTCCTACTTCTGTTTAATGCTCATTGGGAAATGATTGATTTTGCTTTGCCTGAGCGGTTACGCCAACGCAAGTGGACAGCACTGATCAATACAAAAGAGCCGCGCTTCCTGGATGAAAAGATTATCTTCACGGGGACGAAGAATGTTCCGGTTATGGGCCGATCGTTGGTTATCTTGCAATCTGGAAACGGTAAAGCTTAGGTGTGCAAAACCCTCTGCTGTTTGAGTAGACCTGCTGCATGAATCTCTGACAGGATTCATGCAGCAGGTAATCAAGTTATTCCGCGCCCTCGATCGGTGCAAATCCCTGACGCTGAACATTTTCTGTCACCACGCGCGGTTCTAGGAATTGGAGCAGATAATCGACTCCGCCTGCCTTAGAACCCACGCCGGAGAGCTTAAAGCCCCCGAACGGTTGACGAGCGACGATCGCGCCTGTAATGCCGCGATTGATGTACAGATTGCCGACTTCAAACTCTGCCTGTGCTTGCTCAATGTGCGAAGGAGTACGCGAATACAATCCACCCGTCAGGGCGTAAGGTGTTCCATTTGCCATTTCTAATGCTGCTTGGAACGAGTTTGCTCGCATCACTGCTAACACTGGGCCAAAAATCTCTTCTTGAGCGATCTTGGCATCGGCTGGAACATGGGCAAAAATCACAGGCCCGACATAGTAGCCACCTTCGGGGGTGGGAAGCTCGATCGCAACTTCCGCTTCAGTCCGTCCTTTTTCGATGTAGTCCCGGATACGCTGTTGTGCTTCACCATCGATCACAGGACCTACTTTTGTACTCGGTCGTTCAGCTTCTCCGATGTTGAGCGATCGTGTGGCTTCGATCAATCGCGATAGGAAAGTTTCGTAGACGGGTTCTAGGACGATCGCTTTAGAACAAGCCGAACATTTCTGACCACTGTACCCAAATGCAGATTGCACGACACCTTGAACCGCTTGATCTAAGTCTGCACTTTCATCAATGATGACAGCATTCTTACCACCCATCTCAGCAACAACGCGCTTCAGGTGCTTTTGTCCCGGTTGTAGAACGGCTGCATCTTTGTAGATTTGACATCCAACGGCTTGCGATCCGGTGAATACAATCATGTGGACATCAGGATGCTTAACCAAATGTGCGCCAACGGTATGACCTTCACCGGGAATGAATTGGAACACTCCGCGAGGAATTCCAGCTTCAATCAACACTTCTGCGATTTTGGCAGCAATCACTGAAGAGGTTTCAGCAGGCTTTAATAAAGCACAGTTTCCAGTCACCAAGGCTGCAACGGTCATGCCTACAGGAATTGCCAGAGGGAAGTTCCAAGGAGAAATCACTAATACAATTCCGCGAGGATGATAGCGATAGTGGTTCGTTTCACCAGGGAAATCATAGTCTACGCCTCGATCGAGCCGTTCCATCTCATCAGCGTAATAGTTGCAAAAATCGATCGCTTCTGAAACCTCTCCGTCGCCTTCTTTCACAGGCTTACCCACCTCAAAGGTCATCCAAGCAATCAATTCTTCGCGCCGTTGTTCAAATAGATTGGCAGCTTTGCGAAGGATTTGAGCGCGTTCACTAGCAGAAGTCCGCCGCCATGCGGGAAACGCTGCTTTCGCAGAGTCGATCGCTTGATTTGCTTGCTCAATGTTGATCATGCCGATCGTGCCTACCGTTTCACTGCATCGCGATGGATTCTCGGACTTGAGCTTTTGATCGGTTTCAACAAACTCACCATTGATTAGTGGTAAGTAGGTTTTTCCGAACTGTTGCCGCACTGATTGAAGTGCTGCTTGAATGCGATCGCGCTTGGCACTGTCGGCATAGTCGGTATCGGCTGCATTCTCGAACTTATCTAAAGGTTTCAGTTCAGCATGTTCGTTTACTTTCGGAGCAGCGATGAGTTCCTCGATCGGACGTTCTTCCAAGTTCTGCCGCAAAAATGAACTATTCGCCGTGTTCTCCAACAATCGACGAATCAGATACGACATTCCCGGAATCAGTTCGCCATAGGGACAATACACCCGAACCCGATAGCCCTGATTGACGATCGCTTTCGCTAACTTATCGCCCATTCCGTACAACGTTTGGAACTCAATTCGATGTTTGGGAATGTTCAAATCTTTGGCAATCGCTAACGCATGAGCTTGCGATCGCACATTATGACTGCCGATCGCAGCATTCAACACCGCATGATTTTCGAGCAATAGTTCTGTTAACCGCTCATAGTTCGCATCAGTTTCAGCTTTGTCATTAAATACAGGCTGATCCCAATCCTTCTGAACCGCTTTGATGGTTTCTTGATCCCAGTACGCTCCTTTAACCAATCGTACTGTTACCGGAGTTCCGCGCTCTTTTGCCCAATTAACTAAGCCTTGTAAGTCCTGCTCACTATCGCGCAAATAGCCTTGAATTGTCATGCCCACATCAGAGCGCGATCGAAACTCGTCTTCTAGCAGCAACGCTTTCAGAATGGAGAGCGTTAAATCTTTGTAAGCATATTGCTCCATATCAAAGTGAACGGCTGCTCCTAGCTCTTGAGCGCGTCGCAGCAAGGTTCGAGCACGATCGGCAACTCGCGCTTTACTGCCTTCTTCATCCAACGGATCGAATTGTGAATAGAATGCTGTGAGCTTGACCGAAACCTGAACTTTCGGCAGCGGTTGACCCTCGGCAAAATCGATTTGCTCAACTTTTGACCAGGATTTCGAGGCTTCGGTTAGTTGCTCCATCAAATCGAGATAACGATCGAGATACGATTGCGCCTCCGCTTCAGTGATCACCGCTTCACCCAGCAGATCGACCGTAAACGCCATCTTTTCTTTTCGCAGCCGCTCAATCGTTTTCAACACCTGCTTGAGATTTTCACCCGCAATGTACTTATGCGCCAACGTTTCCACCGCAGTAGACAGCGTGGTTGCAGCCAGTTGTCCGGGCATTGACTCAGCATTAGCGAAGTTAAGCAAACTTTTCAGAGCCGCCGGAAGTTCGACGGTACGATCGCTCATGTATTCTTGTAAATGTCTAGCAATTTCGGGCTTACTTCGCAGCGACGGCAAACAATCAATCAGGCGAAACAACTGCACCCGCAATCCCGGATTGCCCATTGCCCAGCCCAGCAGCTTATCATCCCACTGCATCTGATCCCGCATCTGAGCCAACCACGATCGCGACTCACGAGTCGCACTGAGGAGCTGGCGTGCGATCGCTTGCGTCTGAGATTCGTAACGGTCATGAAAAGCCTGACTCACCATAACTTCAACGTCTCCAATAGATAATCTGGGATTCGGGGCAAGTGTTTAATCTCTTACAGTTCCATTCTCAAATCTGTCATGTTCCTCACAGCAGGAAATGACAAAGAAGATTCACATATCCTCACTAAAATCAGAGGATATTTATAGTCTGTCATTTATTCCCGGTTTCGGAAGGAGATTTTTGGAGCGTAAGTTACAAAGTTTGTAGTTTTTAACTTGTGTTCCGAATTTAATGATCTACTACTGTAGGATTTTTTGCATCCTACAAAATAACAATCAAACTATGCCCCGTCTTTCTGAATTGCACCCCCTGTTTTACCACACCCGCATTCATCAAAAACGCTTGTTTCGCAGAGTGAGCGATCGCCTCCAAGGTCATCAATTCGCCCAAGAAAACTGCTCTGAATCTTTACCCTTTAGTTGTGTTAAACATCAATCGTTATTGCGGCGAAAATTAGGCGACTCTGATCCAAGATTGCAGGAAAATAAAATTACTAATCTACAGCTTGCACACCGAACGATCGATGGAATTGTGATCCAACCTGGTGAAACCTTCTCGCTCTGGAACTGTGTCGGAGAGGCGACTGCACAAAAGGGTTATGTTGAGGGAATGCAGCTTTCGCGTGGAGAAGTCAAAACCGGGATCGGTGGCGGTTTGTGTCAATTAGCCAACCTTTTATATTGGATGGCGCTTCATACGCCATTAACCGTGATTGAGCGTCATCATCACAGTTTTGATCCCTTTCCCGATGAAAATCGTACCTTACCCTTTGGTAGTGGAGCCGGGATTTTTTACAACTACATTGATCTTCGATTTTATAATTTCACTGACCAGCCGTTTCAAATCCGAGTGTGGCTCACAGGAAATCATCTAAAAGGTGCAGTTTACACTGATCCAAATTGGCCCTATACCTATCATGTCTTTGAGCGGAATCATCGCTTTATTCAAAAGAACGATCGCGTTTATCGTTCCAATGAGATTTGGCGATCGCGCATCGATAAACGCACCGGAAATCATCTAGCTGAAGAACTTTTAATTACAAACTTTGCTGAAGTGAAATATGAGATCGACTTATCTGAGATCACTCAGAAAGAAGTCCTGATTTCAGAATCAGGTGTACTATAAGAGCTTGTAGCGCGAAACAAAGACGCATGAGTTCAGCCGTACAGTTTGGATTGATTTGCTTTTTGGTATTTTTTGCTCTATCTCAAGTCTTTCAATGGGCGCAAGAACTGACGCTGCCTCTGCCATTTTTTATCTTGGCGGGAGCAGCTTTATCGATCGCCTCAAACTTCGATCGACGGGCAGGATTTCCCTTCAACTTAATCAATCTTCCAACACCTGAAGCGCCTCCAGTCGAATCCCCAACCCTCACTCAATCCTCGACCCCAAAATTCCC is from Cyanobacteria bacterium FACHB-DQ100 and encodes:
- a CDS encoding ChaN family lipoprotein, with amino-acid sequence MTRKSIANFCALSLSLFVLWTAPSDAQTLPAAISVSTPTQQRLDPQAVLKQLRSSRVIYLGETHDSEADHRAQLEIVRSLYQQNPKIAIGMEMFQRPFQSGLDRYLAGASTETMLREFTEYDKRWGFPWEFYSPIVNFAKQNQLPVIALNTPTEVTRKVARQGLESLTEAEKRYIPPIAEIRAEPGRYRDRLRELFNAFHSGKGNNRGFERFFQAQVLWDETMADAIAQFLNQNPDRQMIVLVGQGHIIYGEGIPDRVARRIPQVKQSTVLLNPPAHFLKEEAIADFFWKTR
- the pruA gene encoding L-glutamate gamma-semialdehyde dehydrogenase; amino-acid sequence: MVSQAFHDRYESQTQAIARQLLSATRESRSWLAQMRDQMQWDDKLLGWAMGNPGLRVQLFRLIDCLPSLRSKPEIARHLQEYMSDRTVELPAALKSLLNFANAESMPGQLAATTLSTAVETLAHKYIAGENLKQVLKTIERLRKEKMAFTVDLLGEAVITEAEAQSYLDRYLDLMEQLTEASKSWSKVEQIDFAEGQPLPKVQVSVKLTAFYSQFDPLDEEGSKARVADRARTLLRRAQELGAAVHFDMEQYAYKDLTLSILKALLLEDEFRSRSDVGMTIQGYLRDSEQDLQGLVNWAKERGTPVTVRLVKGAYWDQETIKAVQKDWDQPVFNDKAETDANYERLTELLLENHAVLNAAIGSHNVRSQAHALAIAKDLNIPKHRIEFQTLYGMGDKLAKAIVNQGYRVRVYCPYGELIPGMSYLIRRLLENTANSSFLRQNLEERPIEELIAAPKVNEHAELKPLDKFENAADTDYADSAKRDRIQAALQSVRQQFGKTYLPLINGEFVETDQKLKSENPSRCSETVGTIGMINIEQANQAIDSAKAAFPAWRRTSASERAQILRKAANLFEQRREELIAWMTFEVGKPVKEGDGEVSEAIDFCNYYADEMERLDRGVDYDFPGETNHYRYHPRGIVLVISPWNFPLAIPVGMTVAALVTGNCALLKPAETSSVIAAKIAEVLIEAGIPRGVFQFIPGEGHTVGAHLVKHPDVHMIVFTGSQAVGCQIYKDAAVLQPGQKHLKRVVAEMGGKNAVIIDESADLDQAVQGVVQSAFGYSGQKCSACSKAIVLEPVYETFLSRLIEATRSLNIGEAERPSTKVGPVIDGEAQQRIRDYIEKGRTEAEVAIELPTPEGGYYVGPVIFAHVPADAKIAQEEIFGPVLAVMRANSFQAALEMANGTPYALTGGLYSRTPSHIEQAQAEFEVGNLYINRGITGAIVARQPFGGFKLSGVGSKAGGVDYLLQFLEPRVVTENVQRQGFAPIEGAE
- the glgX gene encoding glycogen debranching protein GlgX — encoded protein: MYAPIWTGKVYPLGAAWDGKGTNFSLFSEHATGVEVCLFDPDGSELRLPLYQGQNFLWHGYVPGVAPGQRYGFRVHGAWEPQRGHRFNPNKLLIDPYAKAIDGDVQHGEAIFSYRWGDLAEDLGFSDLDDAHLVPKCVVVDPSFNWQGDQLLQTPWNETVIYEMHVKGFTKNHPDIPEELRGTYAGVAHPAAIEHLKALGVTAVELMPVHHFLAHPGHLAGKDLSNYWGYDSINFFSPYSGYSADKSLGGQVREFKQMVKALHEAGIEVILDVVYNHTGEGNHCGPMLSLRGIDNKTYYRLVEGNERYYMDFTGCGNSLNVQSPQVLKLIMDSLRYWVTEMHVDGFRFDLASALARELYAVDNLASFFDIIHQDPILAGVKLIAEPWDVGDGGYQVGNFPILWSEWNGKYRDEMRDFWRGQDGKLGEFGYRFTGSPDLYQLNGRRPHASINFITAHDGFTLRDLVSYNEKHNEANGEDNRDGESHNRSWNCGVEGETDDAEVLRLRDRQQRNILTTLMLSQGIPMIVMGDEMGRTQSGNNNAYCQNNELSWLDWELRDRNADLLNFTQRLIHFRQAHPVFRRQRWFQGQAIHGSSVSDIAWFNPDGNEMTAEQWCNGYAKAITVFLNGSELPDRGPKGGRIKDNSFLLLFNAHWEMIDFALPERLRQRKWTALINTKEPRFLDEKIIFTGTKNVPVMGRSLVILQSGNGKA
- the obgE gene encoding GTPase ObgE, whose translation is MQFIDQAEIQVQAGDGGDGMVSFRREKYVPAGGPNGGNGGRGGSIVLKTNENLQTLLDFRYMRLFKADNGQKGGSNNCTGASGRDLIIEVPCGTVVYDAETDEVIGDLTKQGQTLKIAEGGRGGLGNHCFLSNRNRAPENAFPGQPGEARSLRLELKLLAEVGIIGLPNAGKSTLISALSAARPKIANYPFTTLVPNLGVVRKPTGDGTVFADIPGLIEGAHMGIGLGHDFLRHVERTRLLLHLVDVTANDPIADYQTIQGELDAYGRGLSDRLQILAINKLDAVDPESEEVNAIVSELEQLSGTTVFKISAVSHFGLETLMRQVWQTLDELKAQEEAEQLAIEESIEETAMSLEPRS
- a CDS encoding VanW family protein, translated to MPRLSELHPLFYHTRIHQKRLFRRVSDRLQGHQFAQENCSESLPFSCVKHQSLLRRKLGDSDPRLQENKITNLQLAHRTIDGIVIQPGETFSLWNCVGEATAQKGYVEGMQLSRGEVKTGIGGGLCQLANLLYWMALHTPLTVIERHHHSFDPFPDENRTLPFGSGAGIFYNYIDLRFYNFTDQPFQIRVWLTGNHLKGAVYTDPNWPYTYHVFERNHRFIQKNDRVYRSNEIWRSRIDKRTGNHLAEELLITNFAEVKYEIDLSEITQKEVLISESGVL